The following DNA comes from Oncorhynchus masou masou isolate Uvic2021 chromosome 21, UVic_Omas_1.1, whole genome shotgun sequence.
ATTTCTTATATGATTTTAGGATGGTTGTGCGATTGGTCGCATTTTTCTCATGTGGCCAAAACTCAACAGCATGCCCCAGTAGCAAAATATGTGCGTTAACCACAGGTAGGTTATGCTACAGCTCATTCACTCTACATCATTCAAAACAACACTGTATAACTCAAGATCTAAATGCAAGATCAAATGGTTAGTATGTAGATTCTGCATGGACGTTGCACCAGTAGAACTTTATAATTATAATTCACGATTGACAGTGAGAAATGTGAAGCCTCTGCCTAATACTTAAAGGACTATCTAGTTCCCCCCAGGCCTCGCCTCCCCCCAGGCCTCGCCCACACTCACCCCTGTCCTGCTCAGCTCTGATCTGAGCCTCCAGGTCGTCTGGGTCTACGTATCCGTGCTCCTCCTCCAGTGGCTTGCACCTGCCACAGCAGAaaaagcagcagcaacagcagcagcagagggTGAAGATCCCACAGCACACCATCAGGGTCTGGGAAATAAAGAAGGGATTTGTTTCACACAGGGCATAATTGACATAAGTTGTCATGCATACACTTGTAAGTGTTAGAAAACTATAATGACCTTAATAATTAACATGCAGTACAATTTAGCAACGCCAAGGTCGTGAGTTAATTTCTAACGGGATCACATACGCTTAGTAAAAATGTACAGTATGCACTCACTGTACAATAAGTAACTTTTGGGTAGAAGCATCTGCAAAGTGTATACATATGAACATGTGTAAGCCCTAAAAGACTTCTCACCTTAAACCAGCACTTGTGAATGAGGAAGTAATATTTAACGCTCTCGTCTCCAAACTGCTCGGCCACATAGAGGCCCATGGAGCCGTACTCATCGTAGACCTTCCTCTTGGTCTCGTCGTTGAGGATGGAGTTGGCATTGTTGATCTCTTTAAACTTCTCAGCTGCCTCTGGATTGTCTGGGTTCTTGTCAGGATGATTCCTCAGTGCTAGTTTCCTGGGAGGAGGAGGACTTTTATTTATATTGTCACAGGGAAACTTCAAGTCGTGCTCTGCTTTTATTCACATGAGTAAGTCATGGGACAGTTTGAGTTTAGAAATATAATAGGAGAATCATTTGACCTCATTTGCAAAAACCACAGAGCAGGTAATCAGGTTACCAGTATGCAAATATGTATTTTGTTTTATATCTACTAGAAATCTTCCAAAAAGAGTAAGGACAGCCTATGCTATAGTTTCACTTAATGGTGCTTTCATTAAGAAAACAGATGTGTTTTTAACTGTTCTGTAGTCTTTCTCAAAGCATTTGTCTGTGGTTGAGAGTTTTATAACCAGGGGTGAAAGTAAGGCGGTATGGTCCGGCAAAATAAAGTGGGTGTATGCCGTACCAGTAAAACATCACAATAATTAAATAGAAATGTCAAGGAAACTGTAGGCTATTATACCACTATTTATTATTACCGTATGTCAGAGGCATGACAAATGAGCTAATGACAACAGGTGGTATAGCCTACACTCTATAATGTGACAAGAACACTGACATTTTGCCAAGGCAGAGATGATGGGCGAGACAGAGACGTGCGTGCGGACAGCAGTTGACGCATACATTTTGGCCTAATGACAATCGCCTCTTTCCATTCACCACTGTTTGGAGGCTGGAAATATGTTTATGACACAataaaaggtaatacattttaaaagttaaaTGACAAATCTTTACGActaggcccacagagatcctattgaaTTAACAGGGATTCTATATGTCGTTCCAAGATTAGGCCCATAAAATGTTTTGCTGCACATATAGGAGGTCCCATACCAGGAAAAAAATGTGATCTACTTTCACCCGTTTATACCTGTATGCCTTCTTTATTTCACCTGCGGATGCTCCCTTCTCCAGTTCAAGTATATTGTATAGACTGTCACCTGTGGTGGACATCTTACGTTGAGGCCTTTGGTTTGGTTCCGCCATGTTTTAGATCTGCAACAATGATAAATACAACAGCTATGGCTGGTATGCCATGAGGATATAGTGAAAGATCATAGGCTTTGCTTGTGTTTTAGCTCATGACACAAGGATGCAAAAAATGTGCACATTATGTTTCTGTCTGCCACCAGCCTGCATTCGACCCCATCAATTACTCATTAACCCCACCCCACACCAGTGTGTTAGAGATGTTGATGATAAAAGCACGGCCTGACTCTTCTCtcttaacttccttcatactggacacagagacataaaaatggtctCCACTagttaatctgactctggggaagtagataaaggcctcgttgccaaaatcctgaagtattcCTTTAAATAAACACCATCACAAAGATCATTATTCACTACTTTGTTAAGGGCAGGTCTTTGGGATTTAATTTATGAATTTAAGAAAATGCATTTCAAAGGAACAGAATGGCATATTTTGAGTAAGTAATTCagcccccaaaaatatatattttgaaataGACCTCAAGGGTTCATTTTAAGAGTTGTTTGGCAAGGATaggctatgtcatggaaagaacaggtgttcttaatgttttgtaatcTCAGTGTACGTGTGAAATTAGTTTCAATATAGTTTTGGTGTAGTCAGGGGCACACCACGAGGGATTTTGTGCCCCATGATAAGATATCACATTGGGCCCCACCACCAAAGGCCACACCAACCCTGCGCAATTGCTGTAACCACACACCTCCAGAACCCAATTGACCCATTCAAAGCTTTAAATAACTCTACCTTTGCAGGCTTGCAACTCTCTTGTAGTCCAATATTTATTGTACGATATTTATTGACAGTGAGCTGTGAAAATATAACACTGTGCAGACAAGCATGCAATATTCTGCATAAAGTGGAATTAACTATTTGATGCAAGACGGATACCCTCTATAAGAAATGTGCTAAAGGCCATTTTCTACAGTCTAAATTGTAAAATTCTTGAATGGAAAATTCTCTTAAAATGAATGAATAACTTAAAACAAATATAACTTAAATATACATGAACCTCTTCAATGAAAATAAATTATCATAATCTATAGAATGACAtaacaaacaaaataataaaatcagCAGTCGATTTTTGAACTAAGTATTACATACCAACTAGAAAATAAGCAGCTGTAAAAGTGGAAATGGAAAACAAAATGGAAGTGAAAAGGCCTGATGGTGGCGCACTTAACTAGGTCAAGTGGTCACCAAATCAATAGGTTTCTTCCACTTGGGGTCTTGACTGTGCATAACTAATTTTATGGCAATCTAGCCATTACTTTGAGATACAtcttgttctcagtctgttctcagtcttgttctcagccTGTGGGCATCATGTTTGTAGTGATCCAATATCCATAGCCATGCCATTTAACAGTTAACCACTGGCCTTTGCTCAGCGTTAACCCAGCGCCCCAAAAAAAGCCTTCTTGCTAGCAAAGTCAATGATTAAGTCTTCGAAGTCCAGCTTTCTAGCTAACTGCCTTTCAATGGACATCATGACAAGACTGCAAAGCCTGTCCTGGGACCTCAAATAGTTCATCAGTTTTAGCTTACTGAAAGCTCTATCCGCAACAGTCACAGGCAGCGTGCAAAATATATACGTAAAGCAATGCACACTTCTCCAAAAATGATTTACAGCTGCATCTTACAAATTGTATTCAGGTGACCAAGAGGGGATAAATTAGGGGGGAGagtggcagcatatacagtgtcCAGGTGTCTTACTTCATTTTGAAACTGTGGTGTAAGATCTCTGGAATACTCCATGATCAGTGGTTGGTACACAGAATGGACTTTATCCTCACTAATCTGCCCAACTTTCAAAACAGCATAAAATTAttctacatttttttgcagtGGTGTGGAACCTTGTGTCCAAGTAACttgtgatgttgtccatagcagtaaaaaaaaaacactgtgtTCCCAAAACATCGTTGCTGCACTGCCCTGAGCTGTCTCATCTTGAGAGATCTCATCATGGAATATCTTCCTTTTCCTCTGGCGGCTGTGTTCCTTGCTAAATTGAGGTGCAACATCCCCCTGTTCTAAACAATGGCGAAACAGTTACCAACACCTGCGCCGAACGTTGTGCAACAGGTCATTCATATGTTTACCTAAGTAGTTAGAAGGGTCAGAGCCAGTGACACAATAAAACATTGATTCGGTTAAGGTGAACCGTCACTCCAAAACTAGCGGACCAATGGAAACGCATTGTCTACACCTCCCTCTGAACCCCGTACTTCACGGAAAAAATAATGCCAAAACTCGCAAATCGAAAACACTGGCAGTGAAAGCAAAGATACTAGTTAGCGTAATCAAAAAGTAGTACATGCGGGCAAAAGCGTAGGCAAAATGTATTCAATAGGATTGGTTGCGGGGAAAGTTTAACCGAAAACGATTTTTGCATTcgtttttaaatatatatatatattttttttttttttaaacatgacatTTAACATTATTTGCTTACACATTTTGGGGTTTTGCTTTTGAGGTCTTACTTTTGGTttacaattctatacattttgctttCAGTTGTTTGGTTTTTGATTTCAACATCCATTATTCCACCCATCCACAAAAATGTTACATTCTCAACTTTGTTTTTCATGTTAACGatgtattttattttgaattcaatacATATGGCGTGAAATTGACCCCATAGGCCTGACGGTCTTAAACTTAGACTTATTTAGGAAAGTCAAGGACAGGGAGGACATAACTTTAAAAATGGCAGAGTACTTAAAGTCAATTTCGTTTTGAGTCAATATGATGCTCTCAGCTCTCCTAGTGTTAAATGGTTACATTTGTGACTGCCTAGCCAACTATCTCCTGGTTGAGCCTGTAAGAGATTGCCAAGCCTATTGTGATTATTACTGTTACATCAGGTTATTATGTTCTATTCTCATTAAATATAGGCGTATTATGTGTAGGTCTATGTGAGTCGCATATTTTGTAAGAGTAGTGGATTTACGTAGGCCTACAAGACTATTGGTCTGTAATGCGAAATCACATTTTAGATGGTTTGTTGGGTGCGATcgattacagtagagtatagcGTGGCCTAACCTTTTATGATAATTTGAATGCCCACATTTCGGCACACCTATATTTTTGCTGGCCCTGACATTAACGAATTTCTGCCTACACCGCTGCTTTTGGCATTATAATGCTTGTAGAGCAGTCTGATGGGAGTTTGAATAGGATCTTCCTGGGCGTTAGCGAACAAACACTTGATACTCATCGTCGACATCTCTAACACACCCAGTACTGACCTACAGCATTACCATTCAAACATGCTCGTTGAATTAACCTCTGTTGTTTATTAATTTGAGAAAATAAAACAATTGATCTGCCATTAAAGATTGATCCTGAAACAGACTGTCAGAAAGTTACGCTTTCAGTTGGTTAGATAAACTATGCATGAGGAAGTCAAGTGCATAACCCACAAATAATCACACACTGCCACATTCTACCCACTTTGTTTCGACGGGGGTCGATAGTCTCCTGGTGTCCGTggcacaattattattattatattaaaaaTAACAAGTGTAGACTCACAGAAACAAAATCTCCCAAAACAAAACTTGCCGGTGACTTCAGGAAGTAGAACATTTCATTATAGCCTGCCAATTCCGGTTTGTAGTCACCGGGTTCGCTTGTGGCGGGTTTGCGCATAAAAATCACACACGCGCTCTAGTTGTACTGGAATGTAATTGCGACCATATGCATAGAATCTTTGTCTTGTGTTTCTATCCGCGACACATGGAAAATTGAACACATATAGTAGAACACGTAACAGCATTACATTATTACAAACAATGTTCATTGTTCTTGTTGAAAAAAATACTGTTTATTCTTGATGCCTTATGAAAACACAGATGCGCCAAACTATTTGTATTATACCAATAACAACCTATTTCTGTTAACAGCCTACTAAGTAAAGAAATAAGAATAATTTGATAGAACACTAAATAGAATGTGATACAAATATCTACATAATAAGAATCACATAACATTCAGGTCATGTGCATTATCAACCAAGTTGATCAACCAAATGTTACGTTTGGTGTGAAACAACTATGTTCAGTTTGGTAGTAGATGGAGAGATGTCACTGGAAGTCCCATCATTGTGGGTTCATGGCATTGATGGCAATCTTTCCCTGGTTTCTATTGGCTTCTATGTGTCTGTGTTCATCAGCTATCTTCTCCAGGGTAAACATGCTGCCGATCACTGGCCTCAGCAGGCAGGGGGAGGTGATAGGGTCTGAGAAGTGAGGTAGTGCCCTTTCTGAGAAGGCTCTCACCAGATCTGCACAGGAAAAaaaacacatggacacacactttACATTCAGGAAGTATTAACAAATACAGTGCTGTAGGGGAAAGGGATAATTATTTAATTGCATGATGTACGAGTTAGAGGTTTGAGAGCAGCAGGTTGCTTAGCAGTTAAGaacattggaccagtaactgaaaggttgctagttcgaatccccgagctgactaagTGAAAAATATATCGGCGTGCCCTTGAGCAAGCCACATGACCCTAATTACATTAGGGTCACCGTCAATAATGGCTAATCAGGGGGAGTAGGATATGCAAAAAACAGTACTGCACTCATTACTTAGAGAGACttggtcatttcttcaaacaataatctttatttaatattgattaattattgcaataataaAACCGTCAACCCTATTAGGCTGAGAGCCTACCCTTTACAGACAATGCACAGTTTATATAGCTGATACCCAGAATGCTTGGTTCCACCACTCCCATATAGATTGGGGGGGCATCATAAGCCACTTTGGGTTCATCCTCTGGTCATCTGCCTCTGGTGCTGTCTCCCAGATGCCAGGATAATTAGGAATACTGAGGCCTTTGTTCTGTTCCTCCAGGCTTGCTCTATCTTGGTGACTCCCACCATATCTTATCAATGGAATGCCAGCTGTAGGTTTTTAATCACCAAGCCATCACTTAATCAATTGCCAGCCCAAGCTCCATAAAGACTCCTCTCAGATAACTCAGAAAGGAGAGAGTCCTAAGAACCTTACTCTATTAAATAAAACAACAATTTGGTGCATAAATATCACACAACCTTGTAATCCTGCTACCACGTCCTCTCCCAGTTGGACCCACCAATGCAGTCTAGAATGACATCtgctaaaaaatatatttatattttaagtctactttgattaaatgttttctctgcatatatttatctctctgtatgtgtaagATTTGTACACACCCACTGAGTTGTTTGCATATAATAGACATATTATCAAAAACTCATTCAATGTTGCAAGCACAAACCCTTGATTCATAATTAAACTGCATGGAATGGCAAATGCTCTGCATcagaccgcaaggcgctacagagggaaAGTGAGtacagcccaatacatcactggggcaaaa
Coding sequences within:
- the LOC135507873 gene encoding dnaJ homolog subfamily C member 5B-like, with translation MAEPNQRPQRKMSTTGDSLYNILELEKGASAGEIKKAYRKLALRNHPDKNPDNPEAAEKFKEINNANSILNDETKRKVYDEYGSMGLYVAEQFGDESVKYYFLIHKCWFKTLMVCCGIFTLCCCCCCCFFCCGRCKPLEEEHGYVDPDDLEAQIRAEQDRGEQEPIVIQPHAAANEKTEFDHDQSAAKPL